In Archangium lipolyticum, the following are encoded in one genomic region:
- a CDS encoding DMT family transporter: MVALGATLWGCWSLFLRPTGFSGPQSAFIALVVVSLPTPFVLRREAFRDRRATLALAVMGLTDAANCALFFAAVQRGPLSVAVLTHYLAPLFVALAAPWVLRERRSTRALLGAPLTLVGLALLLGTPQGGVADSWTAILGGASAIFYMANVLAAKEASRSYSPLAITALHAPLSALSLLLVFGREALPTALDSRLLLVIAGGILCSLVGNSLFNAGLRRIPTAAASALTYLEPLTAALLGQLVFGESIGALGLLGGLIVLASGVWVASEPRVPAAPVSETPVVSTGTG, encoded by the coding sequence ATGGTCGCACTGGGAGCCACCCTCTGGGGGTGCTGGTCCCTCTTCCTGCGGCCCACCGGATTCTCCGGCCCCCAGAGCGCGTTCATCGCCCTGGTGGTCGTCTCCCTCCCCACCCCCTTCGTCCTCCGCCGCGAGGCCTTCCGCGACCGCCGCGCCACCCTCGCGCTCGCCGTCATGGGGCTCACCGACGCCGCCAACTGCGCCCTCTTCTTCGCCGCCGTCCAGCGCGGGCCCCTCTCCGTCGCCGTCCTCACCCACTACCTCGCCCCCCTCTTCGTCGCCCTCGCCGCCCCCTGGGTCCTCCGCGAGCGCCGCTCCACCCGCGCCCTGCTCGGCGCTCCGCTCACGCTCGTGGGGCTCGCGCTCCTGCTGGGTACTCCCCAGGGCGGTGTCGCCGACTCCTGGACCGCGATCCTCGGCGGCGCCAGCGCCATCTTCTACATGGCCAACGTCCTCGCCGCGAAGGAGGCCTCCCGCTCCTACTCACCCCTCGCCATCACCGCCCTCCACGCCCCCCTGTCCGCCCTCTCCCTGCTCCTCGTCTTCGGACGCGAGGCACTCCCCACCGCCCTCGACTCGCGTCTCCTCCTGGTGATCGCCGGCGGCATCCTGTGCAGCCTCGTCGGCAACAGCTTGTTCAATGCCGGACTCCGCCGCATCCCCACCGCCGCCGCCTCCGCCCTCACCTACCTGGAGCCCCTCACCGCCGCGCTTCTCGGGCAGCTCGTCTTCGGTGAGTCCATTGGCGCTCTGGGTCTCCTCGGCGGGCTGATCGTCCTCGCCTCCGGCGTCTGGGTCGCCAGTGAGCCCCGTGTTCCAGCAGCTCCTGTCTCGGAGACTCCGGTCGTTTCCACGGGTACGGGGTGA
- a CDS encoding ArsC/Spx/MgsR family protein, translating into MKKPLSEAEVRTLAAKLGGVKELIAPKRKAELGGMGEEELVKHLAANPNHVRRPLIDTGKRLLAGFTAEVRAALEKELG; encoded by the coding sequence GTGAAGAAGCCGCTCAGCGAGGCCGAGGTCCGGACGCTGGCGGCGAAGCTGGGAGGAGTGAAGGAGCTGATCGCCCCCAAGAGGAAGGCGGAGCTGGGGGGAATGGGGGAGGAGGAGCTGGTGAAGCACCTGGCGGCGAACCCGAACCACGTGAGGAGGCCGCTGATCGACACGGGGAAGCGGCTCCTGGCGGGTTTCACGGCGGAAGTCCGGGCGGCCCTGGAGAAGGAACTGGGCTGA
- a CDS encoding tRNA-uridine aminocarboxypropyltransferase: MRSRTPEDLSGRCPACYLPTAFCLCADVPRVDTRTDLLVIRHNKEANKSTNTARLAALALPRCRVLTYGAPGQPPFDVSVLAAPDTWLLFPDAQPHPPGTPPPQRLVVLDGNWTQARRMYQRMPELRRLPGLALPPPAPNTRRLRRSPHPYGMSTLEAIAAALGVLEGEAVARPLQDIHELMIDRVLACRGRISDDEQD, encoded by the coding sequence ATGAGGTCTCGTACCCCGGAGGATCTCTCCGGTCGCTGTCCCGCCTGCTACCTGCCCACCGCCTTCTGCCTGTGCGCCGACGTGCCCAGGGTGGACACCCGCACCGACCTCCTCGTCATCCGCCACAACAAGGAGGCCAACAAGTCCACCAACACGGCGCGCCTGGCGGCGCTCGCCCTGCCCCGCTGCCGCGTCCTCACCTACGGCGCTCCCGGCCAGCCGCCCTTCGATGTCTCGGTGCTCGCCGCGCCGGACACCTGGCTGCTCTTCCCGGATGCCCAGCCGCATCCCCCCGGCACGCCCCCTCCCCAGCGTCTGGTGGTGCTCGACGGCAACTGGACGCAGGCCCGGCGCATGTACCAGCGCATGCCAGAGTTGCGCCGCCTGCCGGGGCTGGCCCTGCCGCCTCCCGCCCCCAACACCCGGCGCCTGCGCCGCTCGCCGCACCCCTACGGGATGTCCACCCTGGAGGCCATCGCCGCGGCCCTCGGCGTCCTCGAGGGCGAGGCCGTGGCCCGCCCGCTCCAGGACATCCACGAGTTGATGATCGATCGCGTGCTGGCCTGCCGCGGCCGCATCAGCGATGACGAGCAGGATTAG
- a CDS encoding carbohydrate porin: MTFVAVPPLVRACGRALLVLCALVLSIAPSSASASLLADRLELVMYGRVGAAWTPSGRYIQGRTFNLTGSSIGGRLEEGDYLEPTIKLHLLEKKDDPDAAYVDVVLTPSMYASNGLFVGIFSNRFSQTLQIELFQAYVEAGNVLLPRLRVWAGARFYRGGDVHIADYFYFNNLSSQGAGIAYGPLDVAVLLQTSATGSQYNFDVDGDGRLDLRRERTVFVGQYVHKLEAGHSFHFLGELHLLPALKARVADGTEVGLASDFGWVLGAKAHLDLGNGSFNDLSLRYGSRIANGGRAGGQTWDTFGLPDLNGQFSNAAGVEVVEHFLYNFSKLFSLNAYGILHWNQGSSGLRTDKSLNFAAGARSTLYLHDNFHLINEATFQGLRPGGGPLATATKLSIVPTFVPTGERSVWARPHFRLIYTAAFYDQNAREALTAPYLQTVATAGTAVPKVGHYLGTRVEWWF, encoded by the coding sequence ATGACATTTGTCGCTGTCCCCCCCCTTGTGCGCGCATGCGGCCGCGCGCTGCTGGTGTTGTGTGCCCTGGTCCTGTCGATCGCGCCCTCGTCGGCGAGCGCCAGCCTGTTGGCGGATCGGCTGGAGCTCGTCATGTACGGCCGCGTTGGCGCCGCGTGGACGCCCTCGGGCCGCTACATCCAGGGCAGGACGTTCAACCTGACGGGGAGCTCCATCGGCGGACGTCTCGAGGAGGGCGACTACCTCGAGCCCACCATCAAGCTGCACCTGCTCGAGAAGAAGGACGATCCGGACGCGGCCTATGTGGACGTGGTGCTGACGCCGTCCATGTACGCGTCCAACGGCCTGTTCGTCGGCATCTTCAGCAACCGCTTCAGCCAGACCCTGCAGATCGAGCTGTTCCAGGCCTATGTGGAGGCGGGCAACGTGCTGCTGCCCCGCCTGCGCGTGTGGGCCGGTGCCCGCTTCTACCGTGGTGGAGACGTGCACATCGCGGACTACTTCTATTTCAACAACCTGAGCTCGCAGGGCGCGGGCATCGCGTACGGCCCGCTCGATGTGGCGGTGCTGCTGCAGACGTCGGCCACGGGCAGCCAGTACAACTTCGACGTGGATGGGGACGGGCGGTTGGATCTGCGGCGCGAGCGCACCGTGTTCGTGGGCCAGTACGTGCACAAGCTGGAGGCCGGCCACTCGTTCCACTTCCTGGGCGAGCTGCACCTGCTGCCGGCGCTGAAGGCGCGCGTGGCGGATGGGACGGAAGTGGGGCTGGCCTCGGACTTCGGCTGGGTGCTGGGCGCCAAGGCCCACCTGGACCTGGGCAACGGGAGCTTCAATGACCTGTCGCTGCGCTATGGCAGCCGGATCGCCAACGGTGGCCGCGCGGGCGGGCAGACGTGGGACACCTTCGGTCTGCCGGACCTCAATGGGCAGTTCTCGAACGCCGCGGGCGTGGAGGTGGTGGAGCACTTCCTCTACAACTTCAGCAAGCTCTTCAGCCTCAATGCGTACGGCATCCTCCACTGGAACCAGGGTTCCAGCGGCCTGCGGACGGACAAGTCGCTGAACTTCGCCGCGGGCGCGCGCAGCACCCTGTACCTGCACGACAACTTCCACCTCATCAACGAGGCGACCTTCCAGGGGCTGCGCCCCGGTGGCGGACCGCTGGCCACGGCGACGAAGCTGTCGATCGTCCCCACCTTCGTTCCGACGGGAGAGCGCTCCGTGTGGGCCCGGCCGCACTTCCGGCTCATCTACACGGCCGCCTTCTACGACCAGAACGCGCGGGAGGCGCTCACCGCGCCCTACCTGCAGACGGTGGCGACGGCGGGGACCGCCGTGCCGAAGGTCGGCCACTACCTGGGGACCCGCGTGGAGTGGTGGTTCTAG
- a CDS encoding ABC transporter substrate-binding protein — translation MRNVLKGLAVATAVVVPTLAVAETVAISCGTVGQEFEQCKLGAEAWAKKSGHQVKLVSGPTDASEQLTMFQQQLSAGASDIDVYRVDVVWPGLLGAHFIDLKPYVSEDVLKQHFPAIVENNTVGGKLVAMPWFTDAGLLYYRKDLLEKHKQKPPTTWQELAEVAKTVQDAERKAGNDKMQGFVFQAKAAETLTCNALEWIDSFRGGTIISDDGKVTINNPKAVEALKTAASWIGTISPQGVLNYEEEGARGVFQSGNAVFMRNWPYAWALANAPDSPVKGKVAVMALPKGGTDGKSTGTLGGWQLAVSKYSKNPAVAADLVKYLTSAEEQKRRAIVASFNPTIASLYKDEEVLKVNPFYTSLLETFTNAVARPSKVTGAKYSRVSAEFRNAVHAVLSKTGKPEDKLKALQKKLESLGRGGKW, via the coding sequence ATGCGCAACGTGTTGAAGGGACTCGCTGTCGCCACGGCCGTGGTGGTTCCCACCCTCGCCGTCGCGGAGACGGTGGCCATCTCGTGTGGCACCGTGGGTCAGGAGTTCGAGCAGTGCAAACTGGGAGCTGAGGCCTGGGCGAAGAAGTCGGGCCATCAGGTGAAGCTGGTGAGCGGCCCCACGGACGCCAGCGAGCAGCTCACCATGTTCCAGCAGCAGCTGTCCGCGGGGGCTTCCGACATCGACGTCTACCGCGTGGACGTGGTGTGGCCGGGCCTGCTGGGCGCGCACTTCATCGACCTGAAGCCCTACGTGTCCGAGGACGTGCTCAAGCAGCACTTCCCCGCCATCGTGGAGAACAACACGGTGGGCGGCAAGCTGGTGGCCATGCCGTGGTTCACCGACGCGGGCCTGCTCTACTACCGCAAGGATCTGCTGGAGAAGCACAAGCAGAAGCCGCCCACGACGTGGCAGGAATTGGCCGAGGTGGCCAAGACGGTGCAGGACGCCGAGCGCAAGGCGGGCAATGACAAGATGCAGGGCTTCGTCTTCCAGGCCAAGGCGGCCGAGACGCTGACGTGCAACGCGCTCGAGTGGATCGACTCCTTCCGCGGGGGCACCATCATCTCGGACGACGGGAAGGTCACCATCAACAACCCGAAGGCGGTGGAGGCGCTGAAGACGGCGGCCTCGTGGATCGGCACCATCTCGCCGCAGGGCGTGCTCAACTACGAGGAGGAGGGCGCGCGCGGCGTCTTCCAGTCGGGCAACGCGGTCTTCATGCGCAACTGGCCGTACGCGTGGGCCCTGGCCAACGCGCCGGACAGCCCCGTCAAGGGCAAGGTGGCGGTGATGGCGCTGCCCAAGGGTGGCACGGACGGCAAGTCCACCGGCACGCTGGGCGGCTGGCAGCTCGCGGTGTCCAAGTACTCCAAGAACCCGGCGGTCGCCGCGGACCTGGTGAAGTACCTGACGAGCGCCGAGGAGCAGAAGCGCCGCGCCATCGTCGCTTCCTTCAACCCCACCATCGCCAGCCTCTACAAGGACGAGGAGGTGCTCAAGGTCAATCCCTTCTACACCAGCCTGCTCGAGACCTTCACCAACGCGGTGGCGCGGCCCTCGAAGGTGACGGGCGCCAAGTACAGCCGCGTGAGCGCCGAGTTCCGCAACGCCGTGCACGCCGTCCTGTCCAAGACGGGCAAGCCGGAGGACAAGTTGAAGGCCCTGCAGAAGAAGCTCGAGAGCCTCGGCCGGGGAGGTAAGTGGTGA
- a CDS encoding carbohydrate ABC transporter permease, with product MSVPSGMPATTTPTATPAPPPASVSQLSRQRVRSAWLFLLPTLVVLGMVAGWPLLRTFWFAFTNANLSNPEPPQFIGLENFATVWDDPDWWQSVRNTFFFTGISVTLETVLGMMIALTLNTRFRGRGVLRAAVLVPWAIPTVVSARMWGWMFHDVYGVINAMFLHLGFIDAPIAWTADPRLSMAAVIAVDVWKTTPFMTLLLLAALQMLPDELYEAAKLDGAGPIRVFFKVTLPLIRGPMLVAIIFRVLDAMRVFDLFYVLTTNSSESMSMAVYARQQMFEFQELGLGAAAASMLFAVIAMFTVVYLVLGRSAVEEAA from the coding sequence GTGAGCGTTCCCAGTGGAATGCCCGCCACCACCACCCCCACGGCCACGCCCGCTCCGCCGCCGGCCAGCGTCTCCCAGCTGTCCCGGCAGCGCGTCCGCTCGGCGTGGCTGTTCCTCCTGCCCACGCTCGTCGTGCTGGGCATGGTGGCCGGCTGGCCGTTGCTCAGAACCTTCTGGTTCGCCTTCACCAACGCGAACCTGTCCAACCCGGAGCCTCCGCAGTTCATCGGCCTGGAGAACTTCGCCACCGTCTGGGACGACCCGGACTGGTGGCAGTCGGTGCGCAACACCTTCTTCTTCACGGGCATCTCCGTGACGCTGGAGACGGTGCTGGGGATGATGATCGCCCTCACGCTCAACACGCGCTTCCGGGGGCGAGGCGTGCTCCGGGCGGCGGTGCTGGTGCCGTGGGCCATCCCCACCGTGGTGTCCGCGAGGATGTGGGGCTGGATGTTCCATGACGTCTACGGCGTCATCAACGCCATGTTCCTGCACCTGGGGTTCATCGACGCTCCCATCGCGTGGACGGCGGACCCGCGGCTGTCCATGGCCGCGGTCATCGCCGTGGACGTGTGGAAGACGACGCCCTTCATGACGCTGCTGCTGCTGGCGGCGCTGCAGATGCTGCCGGACGAGCTCTACGAAGCCGCGAAGCTGGACGGGGCGGGCCCCATCCGCGTCTTCTTCAAGGTCACCCTGCCGCTCATCCGCGGGCCCATGCTGGTGGCCATCATCTTCCGCGTGCTGGACGCCATGCGCGTGTTCGACCTGTTCTACGTGCTCACCACCAACAGCAGTGAGTCCATGTCCATGGCCGTCTACGCGCGCCAGCAGATGTTCGAATTCCAGGAGCTGGGACTGGGCGCCGCGGCGGCGTCGATGCTGTTCGCGGTCATCGCGATGTTCACCGTGGTCTACCTCGTCCTGGGACGGTCGGCGGTGGAGGAGGCGGCATGA
- a CDS encoding carbohydrate ABC transporter permease, which translates to MRKALRWLGRAAFGLLVVVITAYTLFPFYWAVVSSLKQGSALFEVEAWPRNPAWQNYALVFTEQPFGRNLFNSVIVASTVVIISLFLAVTAAFALGRIRFFGRTPLMLMILAVSMFPQIAVLSGMFELVRWLGLYNTLPALTLSYLLFTLPFTVWVLTTFMRELPKELEEAAVMDGASPWVICMHVFLPLLKPALVTTGLLAFIAAWNEFLFALTFTLSQEARTVPVAIALMSGASQYELPWGLIMAASVIVTVPLIVLVLIFQRRIVSGLTAGAVKG; encoded by the coding sequence ATGAGAAAGGCACTTCGTTGGCTGGGCAGGGCCGCGTTCGGACTGCTCGTGGTGGTCATCACCGCCTACACGCTCTTCCCGTTCTACTGGGCGGTGGTGTCGTCGCTGAAGCAGGGCAGCGCCCTCTTCGAGGTGGAGGCGTGGCCCCGCAACCCCGCCTGGCAGAACTACGCCCTCGTCTTCACCGAGCAGCCCTTCGGCAGGAACCTGTTCAACTCGGTGATCGTGGCCTCCACGGTGGTGATCATCTCGCTCTTCCTGGCCGTCACCGCGGCGTTCGCCCTGGGGCGCATCCGCTTCTTCGGGCGAACCCCGTTGATGCTGATGATCCTCGCCGTCTCCATGTTCCCGCAGATCGCCGTGCTCTCCGGCATGTTCGAGCTCGTCCGCTGGCTGGGCCTGTACAACACCCTGCCGGCGCTCACGCTCTCCTACCTGCTCTTCACCCTGCCCTTCACCGTCTGGGTGTTGACGACCTTCATGCGCGAGCTGCCCAAGGAGCTGGAGGAGGCGGCGGTGATGGACGGGGCCTCGCCCTGGGTCATCTGCATGCACGTCTTCCTGCCGCTGCTCAAACCAGCGCTGGTGACGACGGGACTGCTGGCCTTCATCGCCGCGTGGAACGAGTTCCTCTTCGCCCTCACCTTCACCCTCTCCCAGGAGGCCCGGACCGTGCCCGTGGCCATCGCCCTGATGAGCGGCGCCAGCCAGTACGAGCTGCCCTGGGGCCTCATCATGGCCGCCTCCGTCATCGTCACGGTTCCACTCATCGTCCTGGTGCTCATCTTCCAACGGCGCATCGTCTCCGGTCTCACCGCCGGCGCCGTCAAGGGTTGA
- a CDS encoding S41 family peptidase, translating to MRTSLPTLILALGLAATTAVAAPPPAESFPSREERLAHLGRLWGQVRYRHPYLAYKDIDWDAALVAAIPKVEAAKDRASYAAAVQDLLEELRDPATRILRPDEQQDGSTKSPSTPSRELRSWEAKDVLVLDLRASRGRNVQELRPDISKAKAVIVDLRARGLAPETQAAMTQALGDLLPLLLSQELEVPGQRSVFHSGYRAQTRSISGFTTSFLSTAGERISPKGDGKARPVIFLLDDQSDLDPRALTMKAVGLAQIVTEGRLDDGTVVEKTQVELGAGLTASVRLSELGIPMRADAVLPKRARSEKDETLLKALELARKPAKKGKARDLDLLPPARWQADRQYADMLHPSREYRLLALFRAWNVIHFFYPYKHLLDRDWDAALTTFLPRFEKANGAAEYALVVAELSKLVQDGHTTLRGHPELDKRGISGTSAPFELMELDGQPVVMEVWDAEAAPGIVRGQVVETLDGKPLAERLKALEPYVTASSPAHLRHRLLERALAGPEGSQATVGVRDASGQRKQVRFTRSQKSLQKPRKGEPYRLMGTIAYVDLTRLQASQVATVFDKAKGASALVLDMRGAPNGTASSLVPYLNTRKARYGAVFERNLVSADETNGRHKFLQELPRARVPVYPGKTVMLVDERASGEAEHLGLLLEAANGATFIGSPSAGTNGELTDLVLPGGITMTFTGHDVRHLDGRQLQRVGLRPQVFVRPTLAGIQAGRDEVLDRAIEYLGGAGPGMAVARDTP from the coding sequence ATGCGCACCTCACTCCCGACGCTCATCCTGGCCCTCGGCCTGGCCGCCACCACCGCCGTGGCGGCCCCTCCTCCCGCCGAGTCCTTCCCCTCCCGTGAGGAGAGGCTCGCCCACCTGGGCCGCCTGTGGGGCCAGGTGCGATACCGGCACCCCTACCTCGCCTACAAGGACATCGACTGGGACGCGGCCCTGGTGGCCGCCATCCCCAAGGTGGAGGCGGCGAAGGATCGCGCCTCCTACGCCGCGGCCGTGCAGGACCTGTTGGAGGAGCTGCGCGACCCGGCCACGCGCATCCTCCGCCCCGACGAGCAGCAGGACGGCTCGACGAAGAGCCCGTCCACTCCGAGCCGCGAGCTGCGGAGCTGGGAGGCCAAGGACGTGCTCGTCCTGGACCTGCGCGCCAGCCGGGGCCGCAACGTCCAGGAGCTGCGCCCGGATATCTCCAAGGCCAAGGCCGTCATCGTCGATCTGCGTGCCCGCGGGCTGGCGCCCGAAACCCAGGCGGCCATGACCCAGGCGCTCGGTGACCTGCTGCCCCTCCTGCTGAGCCAGGAGCTGGAGGTCCCCGGACAGCGCTCGGTGTTCCACTCGGGCTACCGCGCGCAGACCCGCTCCATCAGCGGCTTCACCACCTCGTTCCTCTCCACGGCGGGCGAGCGGATTTCCCCCAAGGGCGACGGCAAGGCGCGCCCCGTCATCTTCCTGCTGGATGACCAGTCGGACCTGGATCCCCGCGCCCTCACCATGAAGGCCGTGGGGCTGGCGCAGATCGTCACCGAGGGCCGCCTGGACGACGGCACCGTGGTGGAGAAGACGCAGGTGGAGCTGGGCGCCGGATTGACGGCGTCCGTGCGGCTCAGCGAGCTGGGCATCCCCATGCGCGCGGACGCCGTGCTGCCCAAGCGCGCCCGCTCGGAGAAGGACGAGACCCTCCTGAAGGCGCTCGAGCTGGCGCGCAAGCCGGCGAAGAAGGGCAAGGCGCGCGATCTGGACCTGCTGCCCCCCGCCCGGTGGCAGGCGGACCGGCAGTACGCGGACATGCTCCACCCGAGCCGCGAGTACCGCCTGCTCGCGCTCTTCCGCGCCTGGAACGTCATCCACTTCTTCTACCCCTACAAGCACCTGCTGGACCGGGACTGGGACGCGGCGCTGACCACGTTCCTGCCCCGGTTCGAGAAGGCCAACGGCGCGGCGGAGTACGCGCTCGTGGTGGCCGAGCTGAGCAAGCTCGTCCAGGACGGGCACACCACCCTGCGCGGCCACCCGGAGCTGGACAAGCGGGGCATCTCCGGCACGAGCGCCCCCTTCGAGCTGATGGAGCTCGACGGCCAGCCCGTGGTGATGGAGGTGTGGGACGCGGAGGCCGCTCCGGGAATCGTTCGCGGCCAGGTCGTCGAGACGCTCGATGGCAAGCCGCTCGCCGAGCGCCTCAAGGCGCTGGAGCCCTATGTGACGGCCTCGAGCCCCGCGCACCTGCGCCACCGCCTGCTGGAGCGGGCGCTGGCGGGCCCCGAGGGCTCCCAGGCCACGGTGGGCGTGCGTGACGCCAGCGGGCAGCGCAAACAGGTTCGCTTCACCCGGAGCCAGAAGTCGCTCCAGAAGCCCAGGAAGGGCGAGCCCTACCGCCTGATGGGGACCATCGCCTACGTGGACCTGACGCGCCTGCAGGCCTCGCAGGTGGCGACCGTCTTCGACAAGGCGAAGGGCGCCTCGGCCCTCGTGCTCGACATGCGCGGCGCTCCGAACGGAACGGCCTCGAGCCTCGTGCCGTACCTCAATACGCGCAAGGCGCGCTACGGGGCGGTGTTCGAGCGCAACCTCGTCTCGGCGGACGAGACGAATGGCCGGCACAAGTTCCTCCAGGAGTTGCCCAGGGCCCGCGTGCCCGTGTACCCCGGCAAGACGGTGATGCTCGTCGACGAGCGGGCCAGCGGCGAGGCCGAGCACCTGGGCCTGCTCCTCGAGGCGGCCAATGGCGCCACCTTCATCGGCAGCCCCAGCGCGGGCACGAACGGGGAGCTCACGGACCTGGTGCTCCCCGGCGGCATCACGATGACCTTCACCGGCCACGACGTGCGGCACCTGGATGGCCGTCAGTTGCAGCGGGTGGGCCTGCGGCCCCAGGTCTTCGTGAGGCCGACCCTCGCCGGCATCCAGGCCGGCAGGGACGAGGTGCTGGACCGGGCGATCGAGTACCTCGGGGGCGCGGGCCCGGGCATGGCGGTGGCCCGCGACACGCCGTAG
- a CDS encoding cupin domain-containing protein, whose product MPTLIPAPTRVTAAGNKPKLIDEYVGRVNTKHSELSVAHMRSPGGWLEPGQTPEFREITVVLKGVLRVEHKGGQLDVRAGQAVVTEPGEWVRYSTPEADGAEYIAICLPAFSPDTVHRDA is encoded by the coding sequence ATGCCGACCCTCATCCCCGCCCCCACTCGCGTCACCGCCGCGGGCAACAAGCCCAAGCTCATCGACGAGTACGTGGGGCGGGTGAACACGAAGCACTCCGAGCTCAGCGTCGCCCACATGCGCAGCCCCGGCGGGTGGCTGGAGCCCGGCCAGACGCCCGAGTTCCGTGAAATCACCGTGGTCCTCAAGGGCGTGCTGCGCGTGGAGCACAAGGGCGGCCAGCTGGACGTGCGCGCGGGCCAGGCCGTGGTGACCGAGCCCGGCGAGTGGGTCCGCTACAGCACCCCCGAGGCCGACGGCGCCGAGTACATCGCCATCTGCCTCCCCGCCTTCTCGCCCGACACCGTCCACCGCGACGCGTAG
- a CDS encoding protein-disulfide reductase DsbD family protein, which translates to MDAKKKVGVIAAVIGLAVAVVPWLLPTGPSTGLDAARFLEAGSFALGAAVVFAGGLLTAMTPCVYPLIPITVSVFGARKAEGRGKALVLTSSYIVGMGVVFSGLGVLAAKTGQAFGSMLGSPVVVTGLAVFLLLLATSMFGAFELALPQGLQQRLNSVGGSGVTGAFLMGSVSGFLAAPCTGPVLTGLLAFVAKSQSTVLGAALLFIYALGIGVPFFLIGVFTVRLPRGGVWMEWVKSVLGIVLVALAISYLKDGFPALGGAVKGLAEQLGRHPGTAIASVLAVLGVLLGAIHLSFKEGARDFALKGAGVALVVAALVLRGGAMDSKSAGMLWVSLGWMEPPKAPTFEWHSVLPAKGSGFSSESFEQVLARAKSEGRPVMIDFFAEWCAACKELDRETYPAIEVIEEAGRFINVKVDATQSDDALDALMERFGVEGLPTVAFISSNGELLRDPRVTGFLDPRAFVVQMKKVD; encoded by the coding sequence ATGGACGCGAAGAAGAAGGTGGGAGTCATCGCGGCGGTAATCGGGCTGGCCGTGGCGGTCGTGCCCTGGCTCCTGCCAACGGGCCCCAGCACGGGGCTGGACGCGGCGCGTTTCCTGGAGGCCGGCAGCTTCGCGCTCGGCGCGGCCGTGGTGTTCGCCGGTGGCCTGCTCACCGCGATGACGCCCTGTGTCTACCCGCTCATCCCCATCACCGTGTCCGTCTTCGGGGCGCGCAAGGCCGAGGGGCGTGGCAAGGCGCTCGTGCTGACCAGCTCGTACATCGTCGGCATGGGCGTGGTGTTCAGCGGGCTGGGCGTGCTGGCGGCGAAGACGGGGCAGGCCTTCGGGTCGATGCTCGGCAGTCCCGTGGTGGTGACGGGCCTGGCGGTGTTCCTCCTGCTGCTGGCCACGTCCATGTTCGGCGCCTTCGAGCTGGCGCTGCCCCAGGGGCTGCAGCAGCGGCTCAACTCGGTGGGCGGCTCGGGCGTCACCGGCGCCTTCCTCATGGGCAGCGTGTCTGGCTTCCTCGCTGCGCCGTGCACCGGGCCGGTGCTGACGGGCCTGCTCGCCTTCGTGGCCAAGTCGCAGAGCACGGTGCTTGGCGCGGCGCTGCTCTTCATCTACGCGCTCGGCATCGGCGTGCCCTTCTTCCTCATCGGCGTCTTCACCGTGCGCCTGCCTCGCGGCGGGGTGTGGATGGAGTGGGTGAAGAGCGTGCTGGGCATCGTGCTGGTGGCGCTGGCCATCTCCTACCTGAAGGACGGCTTTCCGGCGCTGGGCGGGGCGGTGAAGGGCCTGGCCGAGCAGCTCGGCCGCCACCCGGGGACGGCCATCGCCTCGGTGCTGGCGGTGCTGGGCGTGCTGCTGGGTGCCATCCACCTGTCCTTCAAGGAGGGCGCGCGGGACTTCGCCCTCAAGGGGGCCGGCGTGGCGCTGGTGGTGGCGGCCCTGGTGCTGCGCGGTGGCGCCATGGACTCGAAGTCGGCGGGGATGCTCTGGGTGTCGCTCGGCTGGATGGAGCCGCCGAAGGCGCCCACCTTCGAGTGGCACTCGGTGCTGCCCGCCAAGGGCAGTGGCTTCTCGTCCGAGTCCTTCGAGCAGGTGCTGGCCCGTGCGAAGAGCGAGGGCCGGCCGGTGATGATCGACTTCTTCGCGGAGTGGTGCGCGGCCTGCAAGGAGCTGGACCGGGAGACGTACCCGGCCATCGAGGTCATCGAGGAGGCGGGCCGCTTCATCAACGTGAAGGTGGACGCCACCCAGAGCGACGACGCGCTGGACGCGCTGATGGAGCGCTTCGGGGTGGAGGGCCTGCCCACGGTGGCCTTCATCTCGTCCAACGGCGAGCTGCTCCGCGACCCGAGGGTGACGGGCTTCCTGGATCCGCGCGCCTTCGTCGTGCAGATGAAGAAGGTCGACTAG